In Sorghum bicolor cultivar BTx623 chromosome 10, Sorghum_bicolor_NCBIv3, whole genome shotgun sequence, one genomic interval encodes:
- the LOC8065523 gene encoding probable galacturonosyltransferase 9, producing MAGGRAFRPSAPRRAAFAALLTLLLLAALSFLLSSTPPASSARSSSPPPSARLAAVRRHAADHAAVLAAYAAHARKLKEASAAQSLSFSTLSSDLSALSARLASHLSSSSLPEDALRPLEKEARERIKFARALAADAKEGFDTQSKIQKLSDTVFAVGEQLSRARRAGRMSSRIAADSTPKSLHCLAMRLLEARLANPSAFADDPDPSPEFDDPALYHYAIFSDNVLAVSVVVASAARAAADPSRHVFHVVTAPMYLPAFRVWFARRPPPLGVHVQLLAYSDFPFLNATNSPVVRQIDAGNRDVELLDYLRFYLPDMFPTLRRVVLLEDDVVVQKDLAALWQVDLDGKVNGAVETCFGGFRRYRKYLNFTQPIVRDRFNPSACAWAYGLNVFDLETWRRDGCTELFHQYMEMNEDGELWDPTSILTAGLMSFYGNTKPLDKSWHVMGLGYNPSISPEAIRSAAVIHFDGNMKPWLDVALNQYKALWTKYVDTEMEFLTLCNFGL from the exons ATGGCCGGCGGCCGCGCGTTCCGGCcgtccgcgccgcgccgcgcggcGTTCGCGGCTCTGCtcacgctcctcctcctcgcggcactctccttcctcctctcttCCACGCCGCCCGCCTCGTCGGCACGTTCCTCGTCCCCCCCGCCGTCCGCGCGCCTCGCCGCCGTCCGCCGACACGCGGCCGACCACGCGGCCGTCCTTGCCGCGTACGCCGCGCACGCACGGAAGCTCAAGGAGGCCTCCGCAGCGCAGTCGCTCTCGTTCTCGACCCTCTCCTCCGACCTCTCCGCGCTCTCCGCCCGCCTCGCCTCccacctctcctcctcctcgctcCCCGAGGACGCGCTCAGGCCCCTCGAGAAGGAGGCCCGCGAGCGCATCAAGTTCGCGCGCGCACTCGCCGCTGACGCCAAGGAGGGGTTCGACACTCAGTCCAAGATCCAGAAGCTCTCCGACACCGTCTTCGCCGTCGGCGAGCAGCTCTCGCGCGCGCGCCGCGCGGGCCGCATGTCCTCCCGCATCGCTGCGGATTCCACCCCCAAGTCGCTCCACTGCCTCGCCATGCGCCtcctcgaggcccgcctcgccAACCCCTCCGCATTTGCCGACGACCCCGACCCGTCCCCCGAGTTCGATGACCCCGCGTTGTACCATTACGCCATCTTCTCCGACAATGTGCTCGCCGTCTCCGTCGTGGTGGCCTCTGctgcgcgcgccgcggccgaccctTCGCGCCACGTCTTCCACGTGGTCACCGCGCCCATGTACCTGCCTGCATTCCGGGTCTGgttcgcgcggcgcccgccgccGCTTGGCGTGCACGTCCAGCTCCTTGCTTACTCCGACTTTCCATTCCTCAATGCCACCAACTCGCCTGTGGTCAGGCAGATCGACGCCGGCAACAGGGACGTCGAGTTGCTGGATTACCTGAGGTTCTACCTCCCAGATATGTTCCCGACGCTGCGGAGGGTGGTCCTTTTGGAGGACGATGTGGTGGTGCAGAAGGATTTGGCAGCGCTTTGGCAGGTCGACTTGGATGGGAAGGTGAATGGCGCAGTGGAGACTTGCTTCGGGGGGTTTAGGAGGTATAGGAAGTATCTCAACTTCACGCAGCCCATTGTGCGGGATCGATTCAATCCCAGCGCCTGTGCATGGGCATATGGGTTAAATGTGTTCGATCTTGAGACATGGCGGCGGGATGGTTGCACAGAATTGTTCCATCAGTATATGGAAATG AATGAGGATGGCGAGCTGTGGGATCCTACATCCATTCTAACAGCTGGGCTGATGTCCTTCTATGGCAATACCAAGCCACTGGATAAGTCATGGCATGTAATGGGTCTTGGCTATAATCCAAGCATCAGCCCTGAGGCAATCCGTAGTGCTGCAGTGATACACTTCGATGGGAACATGAAGCCCTGGCTTGATGTTGCTTTGAACCAATACAAGGCCCTGTGGACAAAGTATGTGGACACTGAAATGGAGTTCCTAACACTCTGTAACTTTGGTCTTTGA
- the LOC8081287 gene encoding glutathione S-transferase U10, whose protein sequence is MSETTEVRLHGAWGSAHAAMARNALALKGVQYEYVEEDLDNKSEALLRLNPVHHGKVPVLVLVVDGRRRPLAESLVIVEYVDEAWPESPALLPREPRARAAARFWARFFHDEVSPLSRPVLFADGEAERAELVREMKARMAVMEAGIAEDFPSGDEGPFVHGRSPGLLDVILGSCAAGTRVLSAVSGEEIVDPWTMPRVHASMAAFDQLAAGFGTTVPHEHLLARLLQRKARPRAAAA, encoded by the coding sequence ATGTCGGAGACGACGGAGGTGAGACTGCACGGCGCATGGGGCAGCGCGCACGCCGCCATGGCCCGGAACGCGCTGGCACTCAAGGGCGTGCAGTACGAGTACGTGGAGGAGGACCTGGACAACAAGAGCGAGGCCCTGCTGCGCCTGAACCCGGTCCACCACGGGAAGGTccccgtcctcgtcctcgtcgtcgacggccggcggcggccgctCGCCGAGTCGCTCGTCATCGTCGAGTACGTCGACGAGGCGTGGCCCGAGAGCCCCGCGCTGCTCCCGCGTGAGCCCCGCGCGCGCGCCGCGGCCAGGTTCTGGGCGCGGTTCTTCCACGACGAGGTGTCGCCGCTGTCGCGCCCGGTGCTGTTCGCCGACGGGGAGGCCGAGCGCGCGGAGCTGGTGAGGGAGATGAAGGCGCGGATGGCCGTGATGGAGGCCGGGATAGCGGAGGACTTCCCGAGCGGTGATGAGGGCCCGTTCGTGCACGGGCGAAGCCCCGGGCTGCTCGACGTCATACTGGGCTCGTGCGCCGCGGGGACCCGTGTGCTCTCCGCCGTCTCCGGGGAGGAGATCGTGGATCCCTGGACGATGCCGCGCGTGCACGCTAGCATGGCCGCGTTCGACCAGCTCGCCGCCGGGTTCGGGACCACCGTGCCGCACGAACACCTTCTGGCCCGGCTCCTCCAGAGGAAGGCGAGGCCTCGCGCCGCAGCCGCGTGA
- the LOC8081289 gene encoding aquaporin NIP2-2, whose translation MAASTASRTNSRVNYSNEIHDLSTVQSGSAVPTLFYPDKSIADIFPPHLGKKVISEVVATFLLVFVTCGAASIYGEDNKRISQLGQSVAGGLIVTVMIYATGHISGAHMNPAVTLSFACFRHFPWIQVPFYWAAQFTGAMCAAFVLKAVLHPIAVIGTTTPSGPHWHALVIEIVVTFNMMFVTCAVATDSRAVGELAGLAVGSAVCITSIFAGPVSGGSMNPARTLAPAVASNVFTGLWIYFLGPVIGTLSGAWVYTYIRFEEAPAAKDTQRLSSFKLRRLQSQSALAADEFDTV comes from the exons ATGGCTGCCTCCACCGCGTCCAGGACCAACTCCCGGGTGAACTACTCGAACGAGATCCACGACCTGTCCACCGTGCAGAGCGGCTCCGCTGTCCCTACCTTGTTCTACCCTGACAAATCCATCGCCGACATCTTCCCGCCGCACCTCGGGAAGAAG GTGATCTCGGAGGTGGTGGCGACGTTCCTGCTGGTGTTCGTGACCTGCGGGGCGGCGTCCATCTACGGCGAGGACAACAAGCGCATCTCGCAGCTGGGGCAGTCGGTGGCCGGAGGGCTCATCGTCACCGTCATGATCTACGCCACCGGACACATCTCCGGCGCGCACATGAACCCAGCCGTCACGCTCTCCTTCGCATGCTTCCGGCATTTCCCCTGGATTCAG GTGCCGTTCTACTGGGCGGCGCAGTTCACGGGGGCGATGTGCGCGGCGTTCGTGCTCAAGGCGGTGCTCCACCCCATCGCCGTCATCGGCACCACCACGCCGTCGGGACCGCACTGGCACGCCCTCGTCATCGAGATCGTCGTCACCTTCAACATGATGTTCGTCACCTGCGCCGTCGCCACGGACTCCAGGGCG GTGGGTGAGTTGGCCGGGTTAGCAGTCGGTTCCGCGGTTTGCATTACGTCCATCTTCGCAGG GCCTGTGTCCGGCGGATCGATGAACCCGGCGAGGACGCTCGCGCCGGCGGTGGCCAGCAACGTCTTCACGGGACTCTGGATCTACTTTCTCGGCCCCGTCATCGGCACTCTCTCTGGAGCCTGGGTCTACACCTACATCCGCTTCGAGGAGGCACCCGCTGCCAAGGACACACAGCGGCTCTCCTCCTTCAAGCTCCGCCGCTTGCAGAGCCAGTCCGCGCTCGCCGCCGACGAGTTCGACACCGTCTAA